In Amphiprion ocellaris isolate individual 3 ecotype Okinawa chromosome 3, ASM2253959v1, whole genome shotgun sequence, one genomic interval encodes:
- the LOC111566196 gene encoding cytosolic 5'-nucleotidase 1B: protein MVSTVQNTDVKQKDSDHAVVVAVASRAVFEPGAGGGDGVYAEGVAFPLLQALQKVNERLLEENSAESLLFDIVLITTDSQQQQQSSQLISSTKHYGLEVSRFCFSTEEDFSESLLKNNVQLFLSTDRNEVSQTSQKGVLSALLDEYTASCPSEQLRVLLCGDAVIRPDTNPTPASRQAAQSFSARLGKMRQRFGMSDSPLSITLMTSCGGRDSCGGALQTLRSLGISADEAYCLAGAPQGPILSVLRPHFLLSDGFSGLED from the exons ATGGTCTCCACCGTCCAGAACACTGATGTAAAGCAG AAAGATTCGGACCATGCAGTGGTTGTGGCAGTAGCGTCTCGTGCAGTGTTTGAACCAGGAGCAGGAGGTGGTGATGGTGTGTACGCAGAAGGAGTGGCTTTTCCACTGCTGCAG GCGCTGCAGAAAGTGAATGAACGTCTGCTGGAGGAAAATTCTGCTGAGTCGCTGCTGTTTGACATTGTCCTGATCACCACTgacagccagcagcagcagcagagctccCAGCTTATCAGCAGCACCAAACACTATG GTCTTGAAGTCAGTAGgttctgtttttccactgaGGAGGATTTCAGTGAGAGTCTGTTGAAAAATAACGTGCAGCTCTTTCTGTCGACAGACAGAAATGAGGTGTCGCAGACGTCACAAAAAG GTGTTCTGTCAGCGCTACTGGATGAGTACACAGCTTCATGTCCATCTGAACAGCTGAGAGTTTTGCTCTGTGGGGACGCCGTCATCAGACCTGATACCAACCCAACACCAGCGAGCAGACAGGCTGCTCAG AGCTTCTCAGCTCGGTTGGGAAAGATGCGGCAGAGGTTCGGTATGTCCGACAGCCCTCTCAGCATCACCCTAATGACGTCTTGTGGTGGCCGGGACAGCTGTGGTGGTGCTCTGCAGACATTGCGGTCTCTTGGTATAAGTGCAGATGAAGCATACTGCCTGGCCGGGGCACCTCAGGGCCCCATCCTGTCTGTGCTCAGACCTCACTTTCTTCTCAGCGACGGCTTCAGCGGCCTGGAAGACTGA
- the LOC111566195 gene encoding GRAM domain-containing protein 4-like isoform X2, translating into MLKRLDRIRFRGQRRDEFLDLAESPNTSDTECNEEAMMKPRLSMRESEELREVEGEQQGDAQAGPGSFSAALQDDSRTDLNEVKGHLEIALLEKHFLQEELRKLKEESNVDSLRQELEKERCRRTELEQKMNDALRSRLEDSPSQTPKVQPPPPPAGGSTDKQKETLSNSFLKWLYDRFGVYIEDFRFQPEETTVETEEPLSAKRLTENMRRLKRGFRPVTNFMRNLSALSSWYSVYTSAIAFIVYMYAAWHGWAIPMFLFLAILRLSLNYLIARGWRIQWSIVPEVSEPVEPPKEDLTVSEKFQLVLDVAQKAQNLFGKMANILEKIKNLFMWVQPELTQKLYVGLWVAFISSCLLPFKLLGFIIGVYAGIKFFIIDFIFKSCPKLRQRYDTPYIIWTNLPTDLQLKERSNTTLSRRVPTAGGRGSVTAAAPLGVSRDEDGGRYYSTKRGAFHEVFNLPESERPLTVCENGWRCCLINRDRRTPTDYIRNGVLYVTENYLCFESSSSRSGSSKRNKVIKLLDITDIQKYKVLSVLPGSGMGISVATPSTQKPMVFGAMIHRDEAFDAIYTQYMKIVTIATATNPETQ; encoded by the exons ATGCTGAAGCGTCTGGACAGGATCCGGTTCCGGGGCCAGAGACGGGATGAGTTCCTGGATCTGGCCGAGTCCCCCAACACCTCTGACACGGAGTGCAACGAGGAGGCCATGATGAAACCTCGCTTGTCCATGAGAGAGTCAGAGGAGCTgagggaggtggagggagaGCAGCAGGGTGATGCTCAG GCTGGTCCTGGATCATTTTCTGCAGCTCTCCAAGATGATTCAAGGACAGATTTGAATGAGGTCaaaggtcacttagaaattgcTTTGTTAGAGAAACACTTTTTGC AGGAGGAGCTGAGGAAACTTAAAGAGGAGTCCAATGTGGATTCATTGAGGcaggagctggagaaggagCGCTGCAGACGCACTGAGCTGGAGCAAAAGATGAATGATGCCCTCAGATCCAG ACTTGAAGACTCACCCTCTCAGACACCTAAAGTCCAgccccctcctccacctgcagGTGGCAGCACTG aCAAGCAGAAGGAGACTCTGTCTAACAGCTTCCTGAAATGGCTTTACGATCGATTTGGGGTTTATATAGAAGATTTCCGCTTCCAACCAGAGGAGACGACGGTGGAGACGGAGGAGCCACTGAGTGCCAAGAG ACTGACTGAAAACATGAGACGACTCA AACGAGGATTCAGACCTGTGACCAACTTCATGAGGAACCTCTCTGCCTTATCCAGCTGGTACTCCGTCTACACGTCAGCCATCGCCTTCATT GTATATATGTATGCAGCATGGCATGGCTGGGCCATCCCCATGTTCCTGTTCCTCGCCATCCTCCGTCTCTCCTTGAATTACCTCATTGCCAG GGGCTGGAGGATCCAGTGGAGCATCGTACCTGAGGTCTCGGAGCCAGTG GAGCCTCCGAAAGAAGACCTCACAGTGTCTGAGAAGTTCCAGCTGGTTCTGGATGTTGCTCAGAAAGCTCAG AATCTGTTTGGGAAGATGGCCAACATCTTGGAGAAAATAAAGAA TCTGTTCATGTGGGTTCAGCCGGAGTTGACTCAGAAGCTGTACGTTGGTCTGTGGGTGGCCTTCATATCCTCGTGCCTGCTGCCATTCAAACTGCTGGGATTCATCATAG gCGTGTATGCAGGTATCAAATTCTTCATCATCGATTTCATCTTCAAGAGTTGTCCCAAGCTGAGGCAGCGCTACGACACCCCCTACATCATCTGGACCAACTTACCCACCGACCTGCAGCTGAAGGAGCGTAGCAACACCACGCTGAGCAGACGG GTTCCTACGGCCGGGGGTCGAGGCAGCGTCACTGCAGCGGCTCCTCTGGGCGTCAGCCGGGACGAGGACGGGGGACGATACTACAGCACCAAGAGAGGAGCTTTTCACGAGGTGTTCAACCTGCCGGAGAGCGAGCGTCCTCTGACAG TGTGTGAGAACGGCTGGCGCTGCTGCCTCATCAACAGAGACAGGAGGACACCGACAGACTACATCCGCAACGGAGTGCTGTACGTCACTGAGAA TTACCTGTGCTTTGAGAGCTCCAGCTCCAGGTCGGGATCCTCAAAGAGGAACAAAGTCATCAAATTGCTCGACATCACCGACATCCAGAAG TACAAAGTTTTGTCAGTGCTTCCAGGATCTGGGATGGGTATCTCCGTAGCAACGCCGTCCACCCAAAAG CCGATGGTGTTCGGAGCGATGATACACAGAGACGAGGCATTCGACGCCATCTACACTCAGTACATGAAGATTGTTACCATCGCTACAGCCACCAACCCAGAGACACAGTAA
- the LOC111566195 gene encoding GRAM domain-containing protein 4-like isoform X1, with translation MLKRLDRIRFRGQRRDEFLDLAESPNTSDTECNEEAMMKPRLSMRESEELREVEGEQQGDAQAGPGSFSAALQDDSRTDLNEVKGHLEIALLEKHFLQEELRKLKEESNVDSLRQELEKERCRRTELEQKMNDALRSRLEDSPSQTPKVQPPPPPAGGSTDKQKETLSNSFLKWLYDRFGVYIEDFRFQPEETTVETEEPLSAKRLTENMRRLKRGFRPVTNFMRNLSALSSWYSVYTSAIAFIVYMYAAWHGWAIPMFLFLAILRLSLNYLIARGWRIQWSIVPEVSEPVEPPKEDLTVSEKFQLVLDVAQKAQNLFGKMANILEKIKNLFMWVQPELTQKLYVGLWVAFISSCLLPFKLLGFIIGVYAGIKFFIIDFIFKSCPKLRQRYDTPYIIWTNLPTDLQLKERSNTTLSRRLSECEQVPTAGGRGSVTAAAPLGVSRDEDGGRYYSTKRGAFHEVFNLPESERPLTVCENGWRCCLINRDRRTPTDYIRNGVLYVTENYLCFESSSSRSGSSKRNKVIKLLDITDIQKYKVLSVLPGSGMGISVATPSTQKPMVFGAMIHRDEAFDAIYTQYMKIVTIATATNPETQ, from the exons ATGCTGAAGCGTCTGGACAGGATCCGGTTCCGGGGCCAGAGACGGGATGAGTTCCTGGATCTGGCCGAGTCCCCCAACACCTCTGACACGGAGTGCAACGAGGAGGCCATGATGAAACCTCGCTTGTCCATGAGAGAGTCAGAGGAGCTgagggaggtggagggagaGCAGCAGGGTGATGCTCAG GCTGGTCCTGGATCATTTTCTGCAGCTCTCCAAGATGATTCAAGGACAGATTTGAATGAGGTCaaaggtcacttagaaattgcTTTGTTAGAGAAACACTTTTTGC AGGAGGAGCTGAGGAAACTTAAAGAGGAGTCCAATGTGGATTCATTGAGGcaggagctggagaaggagCGCTGCAGACGCACTGAGCTGGAGCAAAAGATGAATGATGCCCTCAGATCCAG ACTTGAAGACTCACCCTCTCAGACACCTAAAGTCCAgccccctcctccacctgcagGTGGCAGCACTG aCAAGCAGAAGGAGACTCTGTCTAACAGCTTCCTGAAATGGCTTTACGATCGATTTGGGGTTTATATAGAAGATTTCCGCTTCCAACCAGAGGAGACGACGGTGGAGACGGAGGAGCCACTGAGTGCCAAGAG ACTGACTGAAAACATGAGACGACTCA AACGAGGATTCAGACCTGTGACCAACTTCATGAGGAACCTCTCTGCCTTATCCAGCTGGTACTCCGTCTACACGTCAGCCATCGCCTTCATT GTATATATGTATGCAGCATGGCATGGCTGGGCCATCCCCATGTTCCTGTTCCTCGCCATCCTCCGTCTCTCCTTGAATTACCTCATTGCCAG GGGCTGGAGGATCCAGTGGAGCATCGTACCTGAGGTCTCGGAGCCAGTG GAGCCTCCGAAAGAAGACCTCACAGTGTCTGAGAAGTTCCAGCTGGTTCTGGATGTTGCTCAGAAAGCTCAG AATCTGTTTGGGAAGATGGCCAACATCTTGGAGAAAATAAAGAA TCTGTTCATGTGGGTTCAGCCGGAGTTGACTCAGAAGCTGTACGTTGGTCTGTGGGTGGCCTTCATATCCTCGTGCCTGCTGCCATTCAAACTGCTGGGATTCATCATAG gCGTGTATGCAGGTATCAAATTCTTCATCATCGATTTCATCTTCAAGAGTTGTCCCAAGCTGAGGCAGCGCTACGACACCCCCTACATCATCTGGACCAACTTACCCACCGACCTGCAGCTGAAGGAGCGTAGCAACACCACGCTGAGCAGACGG ctGTCTGAGTGTGAACAG GTTCCTACGGCCGGGGGTCGAGGCAGCGTCACTGCAGCGGCTCCTCTGGGCGTCAGCCGGGACGAGGACGGGGGACGATACTACAGCACCAAGAGAGGAGCTTTTCACGAGGTGTTCAACCTGCCGGAGAGCGAGCGTCCTCTGACAG TGTGTGAGAACGGCTGGCGCTGCTGCCTCATCAACAGAGACAGGAGGACACCGACAGACTACATCCGCAACGGAGTGCTGTACGTCACTGAGAA TTACCTGTGCTTTGAGAGCTCCAGCTCCAGGTCGGGATCCTCAAAGAGGAACAAAGTCATCAAATTGCTCGACATCACCGACATCCAGAAG TACAAAGTTTTGTCAGTGCTTCCAGGATCTGGGATGGGTATCTCCGTAGCAACGCCGTCCACCCAAAAG CCGATGGTGTTCGGAGCGATGATACACAGAGACGAGGCATTCGACGCCATCTACACTCAGTACATGAAGATTGTTACCATCGCTACAGCCACCAACCCAGAGACACAGTAA